The nucleotide window GTACAGCGGCGCGTACCCTTTCCAGTAGGTGAACAGGTTGGAGTCCTCCACAAACCACATGGCCGTGACCACGCCGTCCCGCTTCAGCCGTTTCAGGGCCTGTCGATTGAGCGGGGCCTGGGCCATGGACAACACCATGTCCGGCTCAAAGGTTTCCGCCTTGGCCAGCACGGACTGGCTGAGTACGTTGAGGAAGGAATTCTGCAAATAATCCAGTCGGTCGGTCGTTACCTTGAGGTTGTCGAGGGACTCGTAGGCAGGATAGAAATCCGGGGCCTCGAAAACCTCCACCAGATGGCCGTCCTTCTTGAGGGCGGAGGCCACGTATCTTCCGATGGGCAGTGAGCCGCCATACAGGGGCAGGACAACGAGTATGCGCAGGCTGTTCATGGTAAATTATCCAATGGAATTGACATGTTGTTTGTCCGCCATCCAATCCTTTTCCATGAAGAACTGGTGGGCGAACACGTGGTCGGCATGGGTGACGCCGAGGTTTTCGCCGGACTGGTATTGATGCAGGAACCTGCGGAATTCATTGCGCTGAGGCGCGTTGACGTCTTCCCCGGCAAAGGGGACGTACAATTGGCCCAGATTATCGAAATAGGAGTCGAAGCCGATGATTCCTTCCGGCACTCTCGAGGGGTTGCGCGTGGCCAGCAGGCGCTGGAATCCGGGATCGGCAAAACCGCCCAGACAGGCAATGTCCAAGGGGCACGGCGCGCTCTCCAGGCACGGCAGGCAATCGCGAACGGCCTGGTATACGGTATGTCCCCTGCCATAGGGGCCGGTCTCGAAGCACCAGGCCGAGGACAGGAAAAAGGCCGTCACAGGCGTACCGAGATGGGCCGCCAGGTGCATGGTGCCCGTGTCCGGAGTCAAAAGCACGTCCAGTGAACCGACGATGTCCGTCAGTGAGTGCCAGTCGGTCTTGCCCGCCAGGTTTTCCGTTTTGTCGCTCAACCCGGTCGGCAGATTCTTGAGCACCTCCTGTCCGGCCTTGTGCTCGGATTGGCCGCCCAAAAGGACGATCCTATTGCTGGCACGGATTCCGGCCATGGTGGAGGTCATGCGGGCCAGAAGCGGCGCGGGCAGGGAACGACGGGATTCGCGACCGGCCAGGACCACGCCGATGCCGCCCCCTTTGGGTGTCGCCTCGGGGTTGACCGTGTCGGGTGCGATCCTGTCCGGGCAGTACCCTGCCCAGAAATCCACGAGGTTCATGCCGATTCGGCGGTAATTGGTCCAGCGCATGGCCATGGCAGGCCAGGTGGTCGTCATCTCCTGGCCGTTCTTCCAGGCGTATCCCTCCACCCTGTCCGGGTCGAAGAGCGCGGCCAGCCTGAAGTTGAGACCCGAAAAATTGAGATTGTACACAGTCTCGAAATCCGTGGATGCCAGCGCGTCAAAGGTTCTTCTGTTGTTCGTGAGCACCCGCAACGTCGCCTCGCGCCCGTTCAACCCGGTGCCGTGGGCCATGATCGGGTGCACTTCGACGCCGGGATAGACCAGCCGCGCCAACGCTTCCAGGGAGGCGTCCACACACAGGTGGACGGTCGCGTCCTCGCGGGCGCAAAGCGTTGCCAGAAGACGTTTTGTCTGGATGAGGTCGCCGAACCGGGCGAGCTGTATGACGAGGTAGTGCTTCATGTCTGTTTCAGGACCGTCAAGATTCGAACGTAATTCCAATGATTCTTGCAAGAACCGGGCAAATTGGCATTTTACATGGTGGCCCGCATTGGTTATCAAGGCACATGCGGTATTACCCCATCTTCGTGAATTTGGAAAACAGGTCCTGCCTCGTGGTTGGCGCGGGCGCGGTCGGAAAGCGGAAAATCAAGTCCCTGCTCGATTCCGGCGCCGGTCGGGTGACGGTCGTTGATACCTGCCAACCCGCTCCAGGCTTCGAACATGTTCTGGATCAGGACAACGTGACGTTTCTTTGTCGCGAATTCCGTGCCCAAGACCTGGACGGACAGTTCCTGGTTATGGCCTGCACGTCCAGCGAAAAGGTCAACAAGAACATCGGCGACCTGTGCAAGCAGCGGAATATTCTCTGCAATATAGCAGACATGCCGGAACAGTGCAGCTTCATCGTCCCGGCCGTTGTCAGCCGCGGCGACCTGACCATAGCCGTATCAACTGGGGGCCGGAGCCCGGCCATGGCCAAACGCATCCGCAGGGACCTGCAGGAAAGTTTCGGCCAGGAATATGCCGACCTGCTCACGGTCATGGGCCGCATTCGGCCACTCATGCTCGGCCAGGGGCTGGAAACACCGGAAAACACCGATGTCTTCCGCACGCTGGTCAACTCTGATTTGTTGGCTGCCATCAAGGCTCACGACCTTGACGCCGCCACGGAAATACTTAAAGAATCATTGCCCGAACCGTTGCACGCCAATATACCGGAGCTGCTCGATGGATTTGTTTGATTCCATACATATCTGCATTATCGCTCTTTATGCCCTCGGCACCATCCTGTTCCTGACCGGCACATGCACCGGCAACGACAGGCTGCGGCGTATGTCGATCTGGGTTGCGGTCATCGGTTTTTCTTTGAATACCATTGATTTGAGTTTGTTGTTGGCCCGTGACCCGGCGGCCTTGAGCGAAGGCACCTTCTATTTCAACATCCTGGCCTGGTCCGTACTCGGGGTGTATTTCTTCATGTGGTGGCGCCTGCGCCTTGAATTCCTGGCCATCACCGCCCTGCCCCTGGCCTTGCTGCTTTTCGTGGCTTCCATGGCCCTGGGCGGCATCAAGGTGATCATGCCCCCGCAGCTGACGGCCCTGTTTTTCGGCCTGCACATCGGCTCCCTGGTTCTGACGCTCGGGGTGCTCATGCTGGCATTCGGCGCGGCTTTGGCCTTTCTGTATTACAACCGCCAGCTCAAGACCAAGGCCGGGCTGACGCATATGGGCGACTCCATCCCGTCGCTGAACAAGTTCGATTCCGTCAACCGGTGGGCGGTCGCCCTGGGCTTCCCGCTGTACACCCTGGGCCTGTTTTCGACATTTTTTTGGTACTGGATCGCCCCTGAAAAGCAATTTACCTGGGATATCATGAAGATAGGTTCACTGACAGTCTGGTTTCTCTACGCCTTCCTGTTCCACCAGCGGATGGTTCTTGGTTGGCGCGGCCGCAAACCCGCCATCCTGACCCTGTGGGTCTTTGCAGGCATGTGCATCTCCCTTATCCATCACACCATTACTTTCAGGGTGATGCCATGAACAAGCAGATCATCCTCATAGGCCTGAACCACAAGACCGCCGGGGTGGACGTGCGCGAGAAGTTCGCCCTGACCGATGTCGAGAATTTCGAACAGGGTCTCATGGCCCACTGTCCCGTGCAGGAATGTATGGCCTTGTCCACCTGCAACAGGGTGGAGATTGTGGCCGTGGCCAAGCAGGTGCCCGAGCGCGAGGTCATGGACTCGCTGATCCAGTACTGGGCGAGCGTGTGCAAGGGAGCCCCGGAATTGCTGCTGGACAACACGTACCGGTACACCGGCCTTGAGGCGGTCAAACACGTCTTCACCGTGGCCTCCAGCCTCGATTCCATGGTCATGGGCGAGCCGCAGATTCTCGGCCAACTCAAGGACGCCTACCGCTCCTCCGTGGACAACGGTACGGCCAGGACCATTGTAAACAGGCTTCTTCACAAGTCTTTTTCCGTCGCTAAACGCATCCGAACCGAGACGGCCATCGCATCCAGCGCCGTGTCCATCTCATTTGCGGCAGTTGAACTGGCGCGCAAGATATTCGGCGACCTGCAAGGCACCAAGGCCATGCTGGTGGGCGCGGGCGAGATGGCCGAACTGGCCGCCACCCACCTGCTGCGCAACGGCGTTGAGGACATCATCATCGCCAACCGCACCCTTTCCCGGGCCAAGACCCTGGCCGAAAGCCTTGGCGGCGAGCCCATCCAGATCGAGAACATGCCGGACCGACTGCACGAAGTGGACATAGTCATCAGTTCCACGGGTTCGCCGGTATCCGTGATCAGCACGAAAGACGTCAAGGTTGTGCTCAAGAAGCGCAAGCACCGTCCCATGTTCTTCATCGACATCGCCGTGCCCCGCGACATCGACCCGGACGTCAACAGCCTGGACAACGTCTATCTCTATGACATCGACGATCTCAAGGACGTGGTGGACGAGAATATGGCCCAGCGCCAGGAAGAGGCGACCAAGGCCCACGCCGTGGTGGAACTGGAAACCCAGACATTCGGCAATTGGCTGAATTCGCTCAATATCCAGCCGACCATTGCGGACCTCGTGGACAAGGCTGAAGAAGTGGCCGTACGCGAGTTGAACAAGACCCTCAGGAAACTCGGCCCGGTGGATGAAAATACGCGCAAGTCCCTGCAGACGCTGGTCCTGTCAGTGGCCCGCAAGACTTTGCATGAGCCCATCTGCTTCCTGAAACGGCGCACCCAGGAGGAAGGATCGGCCGAACGGTTCATCGATCTCGCCCGCCGCATGTACAACCTGGACGACGAGGTCGTTCCGGACACCGCGCATCTGGACCGCAAGCCGGGCATGTGTTCGCCGGAAGACATTGAAAATCTCATTGAGTCATCGAAAAAGGAACAATAATGCGCAGTTATCTCATAGAAGACCTTGTTGAGAACGATCTCAAGAAAATCGCGGACGCCCTGAACGAGTTGGAAATGCGGGGGCCCCTGGACGGCATCTACTATCTTCCGCTCCCCGTGGAACTGCTGCAGCAGGAACAGAAAAACCATCTGGATGAATGCGGTCCCTATTTCATGGCCCTTGAGCTTGTCGAGGGACCGTCCGACATGTCCGAATGCCAGGTCAAGCTGGAACTGCTGGTCCGCGCCCGAAACAAGATCCGGTGCTCGTGCGTGACCTACGCCACCTCTCCGCAACGCAAACACATGATCGAGTACCTCGACCAGTTCATCGAGGAACTTGAAATCTCGGTCTAGCATGTCCGATGCGCCTGTGAACATTCCGCAATCCCTGCAGGAACTGCTTCCGAAGTGGGCGCACTTTTGCCTGTACACCGAAAAATTCATCACCGATGAGCTCGGGCTCGACCTGTCCGGCAAGCGGATAGTGGTCGGCCTTTCCGGCGGCGCGGACTCCACCGCCCTGCTTCTGGTCCTGCATTATCTCTGTCCCCGCAATGACTGTCACGTCGTGGCCGTTCATCTCAACCATATGCTGCGCGAGGAAGCGGACGCCGAGGAAGCTTGGTGCCGCACCCTTTGCGAATCACTGTCCATCGAATTCATAAGTGAATCCAAAGAGATCAAGCAGTCCGCGCAGGAGGCCGAAGTCGGTCTTGAAGAGGCGGGCCGCAACGCCCGATACGAGTTGTTCCAGCGTGTCCTCAATGAGAAACAGGCCGATTTCGTCGCTCTGGGCCACCACCGGGACGACCTCAGCGAGGACGTGCTCATGCGTTTCATTCGCGGAACGGGGTGGCCCGGCCTCTCGGGCATGGCCGGATTTGACCCGGACCGGAACCTGATCCGTCCCTTCCTCATGTTGCCGAAGTCCACGCTCAAGGCCTTCCTTGCCCATACAGGCGTCAAATGGCTTGAAGATGCTTCCAATGATGATCCGAAGTGGACCAGAAATCGCATTCGGAAAAACATCCTTCCCCTCATCCTGCAGGAGAACCCAAATTTCGGGGACGCTGTTGCCCGATTGTGGAAGATCGGTCGTATCGAGACGGATTATTGGGACGACATGACCCGATCCCTGCCGAAAACCCTCGGCAATGACCTGCTGGAAGGCACACATAAGGCAGCCCGGTTGCGCATGTACAAGGCGTGCCTCGACAATCTGGGCCCAGCCCAGGTTCTGGCCCATAGCCTGTTCAAGCTCGACGAAGCTTGGGAAGAAAAGCGCGTGGGTTCGGTCTTCCAGTTCCCCGGCGAAAAGACAGCAACAATCACTGCTTCCGGCGTTGTTTTCTCCGTCAGCCATTGACTTCCGGCACTCCCCGGTATAAGAGCATGTGATCTTTTGCACAAAGTGCAGAAACCCTTGTCAGGCGTTTCTGTGTATTATCATCAGGAGGAATGTATGAATATTCTGATTTTCGGCCCCAACGGCTCCGGTAAAGGCACCCAGGGCGACATCGCCAAGGACAAGTACAACCTGGATCACATCGAATCCGGCGCCATCTTCCGCAAGCACATCGGCGGCGGCACCGAGCTCGGCATGAAGGCCAAAGAGTACATCAACAAGGGCGAGCTCGTTCCTGATGATATCACCATCCCCATGGTTCTCGACGTTCTGGCCAGCTCCACTGCCGGTTGGCTGCTCGACGGTTTCCCCCGCTCCCTGGTTCAGGGCGAAAAGCTCTGGGAAGCCCTGCAGAAAGACGGCGTGAAACTCGACTACGTCATCGAAATCAAGCTGCCCCGCGAAATCGCCAAGGCCCGCATCATGGGTCGTCGCCTCTGCGAAAA belongs to Pseudodesulfovibrio portus and includes:
- the hemA gene encoding glutamyl-tRNA reductase; translated protein: MNKQIILIGLNHKTAGVDVREKFALTDVENFEQGLMAHCPVQECMALSTCNRVEIVAVAKQVPEREVMDSLIQYWASVCKGAPELLLDNTYRYTGLEAVKHVFTVASSLDSMVMGEPQILGQLKDAYRSSVDNGTARTIVNRLLHKSFSVAKRIRTETAIASSAVSISFAAVELARKIFGDLQGTKAMLVGAGEMAELAATHLLRNGVEDIIIANRTLSRAKTLAESLGGEPIQIENMPDRLHEVDIVISSTGSPVSVISTKDVKVVLKKRKHRPMFFIDIAVPRDIDPDVNSLDNVYLYDIDDLKDVVDENMAQRQEEATKAHAVVELETQTFGNWLNSLNIQPTIADLVDKAEEVAVRELNKTLRKLGPVDENTRKSLQTLVLSVARKTLHEPICFLKRRTQEEGSAERFIDLARRMYNLDDEVVPDTAHLDRKPGMCSPEDIENLIESSKKEQ
- a CDS encoding glycosyltransferase family 9 protein, yielding MKHYLVIQLARFGDLIQTKRLLATLCAREDATVHLCVDASLEALARLVYPGVEVHPIMAHGTGLNGREATLRVLTNNRRTFDALASTDFETVYNLNFSGLNFRLAALFDPDRVEGYAWKNGQEMTTTWPAMAMRWTNYRRIGMNLVDFWAGYCPDRIAPDTVNPEATPKGGGIGVVLAGRESRRSLPAPLLARMTSTMAGIRASNRIVLLGGQSEHKAGQEVLKNLPTGLSDKTENLAGKTDWHSLTDIVGSLDVLLTPDTGTMHLAAHLGTPVTAFFLSSAWCFETGPYGRGHTVYQAVRDCLPCLESAPCPLDIACLGGFADPGFQRLLATRNPSRVPEGIIGFDSYFDNLGQLYVPFAGEDVNAPQRNEFRRFLHQYQSGENLGVTHADHVFAHQFFMEKDWMADKQHVNSIG
- the tilS gene encoding tRNA lysidine(34) synthetase TilS; translation: MSDAPVNIPQSLQELLPKWAHFCLYTEKFITDELGLDLSGKRIVVGLSGGADSTALLLVLHYLCPRNDCHVVAVHLNHMLREEADAEEAWCRTLCESLSIEFISESKEIKQSAQEAEVGLEEAGRNARYELFQRVLNEKQADFVALGHHRDDLSEDVLMRFIRGTGWPGLSGMAGFDPDRNLIRPFLMLPKSTLKAFLAHTGVKWLEDASNDDPKWTRNRIRKNILPLILQENPNFGDAVARLWKIGRIETDYWDDMTRSLPKTLGNDLLEGTHKAARLRMYKACLDNLGPAQVLAHSLFKLDEAWEEKRVGSVFQFPGEKTATITASGVVFSVSH
- a CDS encoding cytochrome C assembly family protein — protein: MDLFDSIHICIIALYALGTILFLTGTCTGNDRLRRMSIWVAVIGFSLNTIDLSLLLARDPAALSEGTFYFNILAWSVLGVYFFMWWRLRLEFLAITALPLALLLFVASMALGGIKVIMPPQLTALFFGLHIGSLVLTLGVLMLAFGAALAFLYYNRQLKTKAGLTHMGDSIPSLNKFDSVNRWAVALGFPLYTLGLFSTFFWYWIAPEKQFTWDIMKIGSLTVWFLYAFLFHQRMVLGWRGRKPAILTLWVFAGMCISLIHHTITFRVMP
- a CDS encoding precorrin-2 dehydrogenase/sirohydrochlorin ferrochelatase family protein; this translates as MRYYPIFVNLENRSCLVVGAGAVGKRKIKSLLDSGAGRVTVVDTCQPAPGFEHVLDQDNVTFLCREFRAQDLDGQFLVMACTSSEKVNKNIGDLCKQRNILCNIADMPEQCSFIVPAVVSRGDLTIAVSTGGRSPAMAKRIRRDLQESFGQEYADLLTVMGRIRPLMLGQGLETPENTDVFRTLVNSDLLAAIKAHDLDAATEILKESLPEPLHANIPELLDGFV
- a CDS encoding adenylate kinase gives rise to the protein MNILIFGPNGSGKGTQGDIAKDKYNLDHIESGAIFRKHIGGGTELGMKAKEYINKGELVPDDITIPMVLDVLASSTAGWLLDGFPRSLVQGEKLWEALQKDGVKLDYVIEIKLPREIAKARIMGRRLCENNPNHPNNVGIPVIAPDGDKCRVCGGALTARDDDQDEGAIDVRHNIYYDEKTGTMAACNFFKNLDGADFKFIELNGEDSIQEIKDYLISQLD